Below is a window of Plasmodium gaboni strain SY75 chromosome 11, whole genome shotgun sequence DNA.
AAATAACGATCTCATAATTGAATCTGAAGGTTTGCAAActatgaatatatatagatagttatatgtaattatatataatacaatgTATCATgttaattatatattttgttattataaaatatgaaaatttatgatttataaaaaaatacatacatatatatatatatatatatatatatatatatatatatgtatatattcaatTCTATAGAAACGTCTTCACAAATATCTAACTATAAAATCTGTACTGACAAacttaaaaatattcttgAGGAAGCCGAAGTAAGGAAAATGATACActatttaataatattcaaatGATATTTCATCCTATTGGtgtaaatatttatatatatatatatacataacattaataattcatatCTTGTTTGTTTAACGTTTCAGAATTATaaggaaaaaattaaacatACATGTATAAAGgattttattcatttaattaAGTCTGATGAGCAGGTGACgcaaacatatatatgtttatatatatatatatatatataattttacattattataattatttacagataaaaaaatacaaagataatttaattaatcAAAAGAAGAAGCGACAGCAAAGGAAATTCAATAAGCGTGATTATGACTAAAtcattttgtattttattaatattgaTTTAAGTCTTTATAGAGAAAATAATAACCTTTGTATTGTGTTATCTAGTAGTCATATATTGATGTATACGTTTTATAGAAAGTAATAATCCGTTCATATCAAACTActtattaaattaaaaaattacgtgaaatggatatatttctttttgtttatttatttattattatattttttctagTTTGTACAAATAAACGAACAAATTGTTTTAACATATTACTTGTCTACATACTAAgtaatatgaa
It encodes the following:
- a CDS encoding hypothetical protein (conserved Plasmodium protein, unknown function~transcript variant 1; alternatively spliced), encoding MFALSRCFLLSFEIPFSQIQKITARSSGPGGQSVNKAETKVQIRFNVDEAKWIPPNVKKNLKKIYKNKLSKNNDLIIESEETSSQISNYKICTDKLKNILEEAENYKEKIKHTCIKDFIHLIKSDEQIKKYKDNLINQKKKRQQRKFNKRDYD